One Apis cerana isolate GH-2021 linkage group LG15, AcerK_1.0, whole genome shotgun sequence DNA window includes the following coding sequences:
- the LOC107996343 gene encoding mitogen-activated protein kinase kinase kinase 15 isoform X2 — MPSICGDTIDMTAAQPTIAEGISSTDSVGTHSDISGHTTIPGRPRMDVACVLDLQQPEHLAQRRRALEEVRQACNLVNANIHHIQFEKLDFGETNVLDTFYNADVAVVDLSIQLQQSALFYHLGVRESFGMKENILLHNDIDTETTIRIKLSCGNYTFVSYRVVECGSCVATNPATTRITGEEVIDPKQHLTLKLKKLFQDVEVQSKAHMKEKFLADLRKARETYSGEELSKALNNMRKRLDDPNVLSGEVVLNVLISFREIQDYDAMVQLVDDLRTIPTHKNYINTPAIRNLYAFALNRRNKEGDRERALKVIEKALEKKENHVPDMLCLCGRIYKDKFVESRHTDKESLKNAIHWYRKGFEVQPNEYAGINLATLLVIAGNEFSKSEELQHIGMILNNLIGKKGSLSSLKDYWDVATFFEISVLAEDYSKAIQAAECMFKLKPPNWYLKSTIGNISLIDRFRKKNEEAEVSPEEQIFSFWTDYFAEATKAEVGDSIRFPLLVLEPTKILMPSYVNVNLGAEEKSVQIWNLCLDNMKNNCKQVHDWLFTANMIRSVSLYKRDERCLFLYVHQNSDDFQMYFPSVQCRQRFYDLILEMTRDQEGMVTDLDAYMTDDRMKFEYELDDQNKRIMLGKGTYGIVYAARDLNTQVRIAVKEIRERNLGDVQPLHEEIKLHSQLRHRNIVQYLGSVSEEGYFKIFMEQVPGGSLSALLRSKWGPLKENESTIAYYTKQILEGLKYLHDQKIVHRDIKGDNVLVNTYSGVVKISDFGMSKRLAGLCPSTETFTGTLQYMAPEVIDKGQRGYGAPADIWSLGCTIVEMATGKPPFIELGSPQAAVFKVGYYKIHPEIPSELSERAKNFILRCFEPNPDIRATAAELLEDPFLNEKKKTSRLAAPPDFSRSISVPADRIERLGKSDKTNNNHIVSASPIQTSQSDDSMIGNTPSIETSETDTAGASMTRRSSSGGLLSPEVELGGQPGQKTGEEQEGFYLLKKDSQRRMTLTRVLTQDEAKICEVWMRDIQVELSTSQTVLQMNHLILLMRALRDYIAEQNQEVIVTAIRTLKEELDFDSTAITHLNLAIYLFQTAVNEVLRMHSIKPHWMFALDNLVRNAVQAAINVFSPELGANLLGQERVQSAGQGPEEGSISGVSTVNSVKSQKTGDSLDNKYWKEYRDQMGALKMDNLRLLQELIESQKSYQALLQQVLEEQKVQVNTLTRLCESINRRIMKQESGYNSSLSGNTSQQLISLTINDTPSNTSCADQALIEWLKNLQIDEMTIERFLYEQYTLEDILNHVTRDDIRRLNFRGGIELRIWQAILKYRQSNN, encoded by the exons ATGCCATCCATTTGTGGCGATACAATAGATATGACTG ctgCACAACCAACAATCGCAGAAGGTATCTCTAGTACTGACAGTGTTGGAACACATAGTGATATTTCTGGACATACAACCATTCCTGGGAGACCTAGAATGGATGTAGCTTGTGTTTTGGATCTACAACAACCAGAACATTTGGCTCAGAGAAGAAGAGCCTTAGAAGAAGTTAGACAAGCATGCAATTTAGTTAATGCTAATATACATCATATTcag tttgaaaaattggattttGGAGAAACAAATGTACTTGACACATTCTATAATGCAGATGTAGCTGTTGTAGACTTAAGTATTCAGTTGCAACAATCTGCTTTGTTTTATCATCTTGGTGTTAGAGAAAGTTTTggtatgaaagaaaatattttattacataatgatATAGACACAGAAACAACAATCAGAATTaag ttATCTTGTGGTAACTACACATTTGTTTCATACCGTGTGGTGGAATGTGGTTCATGTGTGGCAACAAATCCAGCTACTACTAGAATTACTGGAGAAGAAGTAATAGATCCAAAACAACATCTTACGTTGaagcttaaaaaattatttcaagatgTAGAAGTACAATCTAA agcgcacatgaaagaaaaattcttagcTGATTTACGAAAAGCGCGCGAAACATATTCAGGAGAAGAACTTTCGAAAGCATTGAACAATATGCGTAAACGTTTAGATGATCCAAATGTTTTATCTGGAGAAGTTGTTCTAAACGTTTTGATTTCCTTCCGTGAGATACag GATTATGATGCAATGGTACAATTAGTTGATGATCTAAGAACAATACCtactcataaaaattatatcaatactcCGGCTATTCGGAATCTATATGCATTTGCATTAAATCGACGAAATAAAGAAGGTGATAGAGAAAGAGCATTGAAGGTTATTGAAAAAGCtttggagaagaaagaaaatcatgTCCCTGATATGTTATGTTTATGTggaagaatatataaagataaatttgtaGAAAGTAGACATACTGataaagaaagtttaaaaaatgcgATTCATTGGTATAGAAAAGGTTTTgag GTTCAACCAAATGAATATGCGGGAATTAATCTTGCTACATTACTCGTTATAGCaggaaatgaattttctaaaaGTGAGGAATTACAACATATAggcatgatattaaataatctaattgGCAAGAAAGGTAGTTTATCAAGTTTGAAAGATTATTGGGATGTAGCAACGTTTTTTGAGATTAGTGTACTTGCCGAGGATTATTCAAAAGCTATTCAAGCTGCCGAATGCATGTTTAAATTGAAGCCACCAAATtg gTACCTGAAATCTACAATAGGGAACATATCGCTGATAGATAGATTTCGTAAAAAGAATGAAGAAGCTGAGGTTTCACCAGAGGAgcaaatatttagtttttggACGGACTACTTTGCCGAAGCTACAAAAGCGGAAGTTGGAGATAGTATACGGTTTCCA ctCTTAGTGTTGGAGCCAACGAAGATCTTGATGCCGAGCTATGTAAACGTTAACCTCGGAGCAGAAGAAAAATCGGTGCAAATTTGGAATTTGTGCTTGGATAATATGAAGAATAATTGCAAACAAGTTCACGATTGGTTATTTACCGCAAACATGATACGCAGCGTAAGCTTATACAAAAGAGATGAACGCTGCCTTTTTCTGTATGTTCATCAAAATTCTGACGATTTCCAAATGTATTTTCCGTCTGTTCAATGCAGACAAAGAttctatgatttaattttggaaatgaCCAGAGATCAAGAGGGCATGGTTACAGATTTAGATGCATACATGACTGATGATAGGATGAAg tttGAATATGAATTGGATGAccaaaataaacgaataatgcTAGGTAAAGGTACATATGGAATCGTCTATGCGGCTCGAGATTTAAATACGCAAGTGAGAATTGCTGTAAAAGAAATACGTGAACGGAATTTAGGAGATGTGCAACCCTTACATgaggaaattaaattacatagtCAGTTAAGGCATAgaaatattgtacaatatcTGGGTTCAGTAAGCGAAGAaggatatttcaaaattttcatggaACAAGTCCCTGGag gTAGTTTATCAGCTTTGTTGAGATCAAAATGGGGacctttaaaagaaaatgaatctaCAATTGCTTATTATACTAAACAAATCTTGGAAGGTTTGAAATATCTTCATGATCAAAAAATCGTTCATAGAGATATTAAAG gtGATAATGTTTTAGTAAATACATATAGCGGGGTAGTGAAAATTTCAGACTTTGGCATGTCGAAACGGTTAGCCGGTTTATGTCCAAGTACGGAAACATTTACTGGAACATTACAATATATGGCACCGGAAGTTATCGATAAAGGACAACGTGGATATGGTGCCCCa gcTGACATTTGGTCTCTGGGTTGTACAATAGTTGAAATGGCAACTGGTAAACCACCATTTATTGAATTAGGTTCTCCTCAAGCAGCAGTGTTTAag gttggatattacaaaatacatCCTGAAATTCCATCTGAATTATCCGAAagagcaaaaaattttatattacgttgTTTTGAACCTAATCCTGACATAAGAGCAACTGCAGCTGAATTATTAGAAGATCCATTTTTAAACGA gAAGAAGAAAACTAGTCGTTTAGCAGCACCACCTGATTTTAGTAGAAGTATTTCAGTACCTGCTGACAGAATTGAACGTTTAGGGAAATCTGacaaaacgaataataatcatatcgtTTCTGCTTCTCCTATTCAAACTTCACAATCTGATGAtag tatGATAGGAAATACACCATCTATAGAGACAAGTGAAACTGACACAGCTGGAGCTTCAATGACGAGAAGAAGTTCTTCTGGTGGTTTATTGTCACCAGAAGTTGAATTAGGag gACAACCTGGTCAAAAAACTGGTGAAGAACAAGAAGGTTTTTatctattgaaaaaagataGTCAAAGAAGAATGACATTAACCAGAGTTCTTACTCAAGATGAGGCAAAAATTTGTGAAGTATGGATGAGAGATATTCAAGTAGAACTATCAACAAGTCAAACTGTTCTGCAAatg aatcatttaattttattaatgcgtGCCTTGAGAGATTATATTGCGGAACAAAATCAAGAAGTAATTGTGACAGCCATTAGaacattaaaagaagaattggaTTTTGATTCTACTGCTATTACTCATCTGAATCtagctatttatttatttcaaacagCAGTGAATGAAGTTTTACGAATGCATAGTATAAAGCCTCATTGGATGTTTGCATTGGATAATTTAGTCAGAAATGCTGTACAAGCTGCTATCAATGTATTTTCTCctg aacTTGGTGCTAACTTGCTTGGTCAAGAACGTGTGCAATCTGCTGGTCAAGGACCAGAAGAAGGATCTATATCTGGCGTGTCAACCGTAAATTCTGTAAAATCACAAAAAACTGGCGATtctttagataataaatactGGAAAGAATATCGAGATCAAATGGGAGCTTTAAAAATGGacaatttaagattattacaaGAATTGATTGAAAGTCAAAAATCATATCAAGCTTTGTTGCAACAAGTTCTTGAAGAACAAAAAGTTCAAGTTAATACTTTAACACGTCTTTGTGAAAGTATAAATAGGCGTATTATGAAACAAGAATCAGG ttataattcaTCACTATCTGGAAATACATCACAACAGCTAATTTCTTTAACTATTAATGATACACCTTCTAATACTTCATGCGCTGACCAGGCTCTTATTGAATGgttaaaaaatcttcaaatagaTGAAATGACAATTGAAagg TTCCTATACGAGCAATATAcattagaagatattttaaatcatgttACGCGTGATGATATTCGCAGACTTAATTTCAg aggaggaattgaattAAGGATATGGCAagctatattaaaatatcgacaaagcaataattaa
- the LOC107996343 gene encoding mitogen-activated protein kinase kinase kinase 15 isoform X1 encodes MPSICGDTIDMTAAQPTIAEGISSTDSVGTHSDISGHTTIPGRPRMDVACVLDLQQPEHLAQRRRALEEVRQACNLVNANIHHIQFEKLDFGETNVLDTFYNADVAVVDLSIQLQQSALFYHLGVRESFGMKENILLHNDIDTETTIRIKLSCGNYTFVSYRVVECGSCVATNPATTRITGEEVIDPKQHLTLKLKKLFQDVEVQSKAHMKEKFLADLRKARETYSGEELSKALNNMRKRLDDPNVLSGEVVLNVLISFREIQDYDAMVQLVDDLRTIPTHKNYINTPAIRNLYAFALNRRNKEGDRERALKVIEKALEKKENHVPDMLCLCGRIYKDKFVESRHTDKESLKNAIHWYRKGFEVQPNEYAGINLATLLVIAGNEFSKSEELQHIGMILNNLIGKKGSLSSLKDYWDVATFFEISVLAEDYSKAIQAAECMFKLKPPNWYLKSTIGNISLIDRFRKKNEEAEVSPEEQIFSFWTDYFAEATKAEVGDSIRFPLLVLEPTKILMPSYVNVNLGAEEKSVQIWNLCLDNMKNNCKQVHDWLFTANMIRSVSLYKRDERCLFLYVHQNSDDFQMYFPSVQCRQRFYDLILEMTRDQEGMVTDLDAYMTDDRMKFEYELDDQNKRIMLGKGTYGIVYAARDLNTQVRIAVKEIRERNLGDVQPLHEEIKLHSQLRHRNIVQYLGSVSEEGYFKIFMEQVPGGSLSALLRSKWGPLKENESTIAYYTKQILEGLKYLHDQKIVHRDIKGDNVLVNTYSGVVKISDFGMSKRLAGLCPSTETFTGTLQYMAPEVIDKGQRGYGAPADIWSLGCTIVEMATGKPPFIELGSPQAAVFKVGYYKIHPEIPSELSERAKNFILRCFEPNPDIRATAAELLEDPFLNEKKKTSRLAAPPDFSRSISVPADRIERLGKSDKTNNNHIVSASPIQTSQSDDSGGLTKSSPLRERSPAHLLSPIRMPTATLSFNSMIGNTPSIETSETDTAGASMTRRSSSGGLLSPEVELGGQPGQKTGEEQEGFYLLKKDSQRRMTLTRVLTQDEAKICEVWMRDIQVELSTSQTVLQMNHLILLMRALRDYIAEQNQEVIVTAIRTLKEELDFDSTAITHLNLAIYLFQTAVNEVLRMHSIKPHWMFALDNLVRNAVQAAINVFSPELGANLLGQERVQSAGQGPEEGSISGVSTVNSVKSQKTGDSLDNKYWKEYRDQMGALKMDNLRLLQELIESQKSYQALLQQVLEEQKVQVNTLTRLCESINRRIMKQESGYNSSLSGNTSQQLISLTINDTPSNTSCADQALIEWLKNLQIDEMTIERFLYEQYTLEDILNHVTRDDIRRLNFRGGIELRIWQAILKYRQSNN; translated from the exons ATGCCATCCATTTGTGGCGATACAATAGATATGACTG ctgCACAACCAACAATCGCAGAAGGTATCTCTAGTACTGACAGTGTTGGAACACATAGTGATATTTCTGGACATACAACCATTCCTGGGAGACCTAGAATGGATGTAGCTTGTGTTTTGGATCTACAACAACCAGAACATTTGGCTCAGAGAAGAAGAGCCTTAGAAGAAGTTAGACAAGCATGCAATTTAGTTAATGCTAATATACATCATATTcag tttgaaaaattggattttGGAGAAACAAATGTACTTGACACATTCTATAATGCAGATGTAGCTGTTGTAGACTTAAGTATTCAGTTGCAACAATCTGCTTTGTTTTATCATCTTGGTGTTAGAGAAAGTTTTggtatgaaagaaaatattttattacataatgatATAGACACAGAAACAACAATCAGAATTaag ttATCTTGTGGTAACTACACATTTGTTTCATACCGTGTGGTGGAATGTGGTTCATGTGTGGCAACAAATCCAGCTACTACTAGAATTACTGGAGAAGAAGTAATAGATCCAAAACAACATCTTACGTTGaagcttaaaaaattatttcaagatgTAGAAGTACAATCTAA agcgcacatgaaagaaaaattcttagcTGATTTACGAAAAGCGCGCGAAACATATTCAGGAGAAGAACTTTCGAAAGCATTGAACAATATGCGTAAACGTTTAGATGATCCAAATGTTTTATCTGGAGAAGTTGTTCTAAACGTTTTGATTTCCTTCCGTGAGATACag GATTATGATGCAATGGTACAATTAGTTGATGATCTAAGAACAATACCtactcataaaaattatatcaatactcCGGCTATTCGGAATCTATATGCATTTGCATTAAATCGACGAAATAAAGAAGGTGATAGAGAAAGAGCATTGAAGGTTATTGAAAAAGCtttggagaagaaagaaaatcatgTCCCTGATATGTTATGTTTATGTggaagaatatataaagataaatttgtaGAAAGTAGACATACTGataaagaaagtttaaaaaatgcgATTCATTGGTATAGAAAAGGTTTTgag GTTCAACCAAATGAATATGCGGGAATTAATCTTGCTACATTACTCGTTATAGCaggaaatgaattttctaaaaGTGAGGAATTACAACATATAggcatgatattaaataatctaattgGCAAGAAAGGTAGTTTATCAAGTTTGAAAGATTATTGGGATGTAGCAACGTTTTTTGAGATTAGTGTACTTGCCGAGGATTATTCAAAAGCTATTCAAGCTGCCGAATGCATGTTTAAATTGAAGCCACCAAATtg gTACCTGAAATCTACAATAGGGAACATATCGCTGATAGATAGATTTCGTAAAAAGAATGAAGAAGCTGAGGTTTCACCAGAGGAgcaaatatttagtttttggACGGACTACTTTGCCGAAGCTACAAAAGCGGAAGTTGGAGATAGTATACGGTTTCCA ctCTTAGTGTTGGAGCCAACGAAGATCTTGATGCCGAGCTATGTAAACGTTAACCTCGGAGCAGAAGAAAAATCGGTGCAAATTTGGAATTTGTGCTTGGATAATATGAAGAATAATTGCAAACAAGTTCACGATTGGTTATTTACCGCAAACATGATACGCAGCGTAAGCTTATACAAAAGAGATGAACGCTGCCTTTTTCTGTATGTTCATCAAAATTCTGACGATTTCCAAATGTATTTTCCGTCTGTTCAATGCAGACAAAGAttctatgatttaattttggaaatgaCCAGAGATCAAGAGGGCATGGTTACAGATTTAGATGCATACATGACTGATGATAGGATGAAg tttGAATATGAATTGGATGAccaaaataaacgaataatgcTAGGTAAAGGTACATATGGAATCGTCTATGCGGCTCGAGATTTAAATACGCAAGTGAGAATTGCTGTAAAAGAAATACGTGAACGGAATTTAGGAGATGTGCAACCCTTACATgaggaaattaaattacatagtCAGTTAAGGCATAgaaatattgtacaatatcTGGGTTCAGTAAGCGAAGAaggatatttcaaaattttcatggaACAAGTCCCTGGag gTAGTTTATCAGCTTTGTTGAGATCAAAATGGGGacctttaaaagaaaatgaatctaCAATTGCTTATTATACTAAACAAATCTTGGAAGGTTTGAAATATCTTCATGATCAAAAAATCGTTCATAGAGATATTAAAG gtGATAATGTTTTAGTAAATACATATAGCGGGGTAGTGAAAATTTCAGACTTTGGCATGTCGAAACGGTTAGCCGGTTTATGTCCAAGTACGGAAACATTTACTGGAACATTACAATATATGGCACCGGAAGTTATCGATAAAGGACAACGTGGATATGGTGCCCCa gcTGACATTTGGTCTCTGGGTTGTACAATAGTTGAAATGGCAACTGGTAAACCACCATTTATTGAATTAGGTTCTCCTCAAGCAGCAGTGTTTAag gttggatattacaaaatacatCCTGAAATTCCATCTGAATTATCCGAAagagcaaaaaattttatattacgttgTTTTGAACCTAATCCTGACATAAGAGCAACTGCAGCTGAATTATTAGAAGATCCATTTTTAAACGA gAAGAAGAAAACTAGTCGTTTAGCAGCACCACCTGATTTTAGTAGAAGTATTTCAGTACCTGCTGACAGAATTGAACGTTTAGGGAAATCTGacaaaacgaataataatcatatcgtTTCTGCTTCTCCTATTCAAACTTCACAATCTGATGAtag TGGAGGACTGACAAAGTCAAGCCCATTGAGGGAGCGCAGTCCAGCACACCTTCTGTCTCCTATTAGAATGCCCACTGCAACCCTTTCTTTTAACAG tatGATAGGAAATACACCATCTATAGAGACAAGTGAAACTGACACAGCTGGAGCTTCAATGACGAGAAGAAGTTCTTCTGGTGGTTTATTGTCACCAGAAGTTGAATTAGGag gACAACCTGGTCAAAAAACTGGTGAAGAACAAGAAGGTTTTTatctattgaaaaaagataGTCAAAGAAGAATGACATTAACCAGAGTTCTTACTCAAGATGAGGCAAAAATTTGTGAAGTATGGATGAGAGATATTCAAGTAGAACTATCAACAAGTCAAACTGTTCTGCAAatg aatcatttaattttattaatgcgtGCCTTGAGAGATTATATTGCGGAACAAAATCAAGAAGTAATTGTGACAGCCATTAGaacattaaaagaagaattggaTTTTGATTCTACTGCTATTACTCATCTGAATCtagctatttatttatttcaaacagCAGTGAATGAAGTTTTACGAATGCATAGTATAAAGCCTCATTGGATGTTTGCATTGGATAATTTAGTCAGAAATGCTGTACAAGCTGCTATCAATGTATTTTCTCctg aacTTGGTGCTAACTTGCTTGGTCAAGAACGTGTGCAATCTGCTGGTCAAGGACCAGAAGAAGGATCTATATCTGGCGTGTCAACCGTAAATTCTGTAAAATCACAAAAAACTGGCGATtctttagataataaatactGGAAAGAATATCGAGATCAAATGGGAGCTTTAAAAATGGacaatttaagattattacaaGAATTGATTGAAAGTCAAAAATCATATCAAGCTTTGTTGCAACAAGTTCTTGAAGAACAAAAAGTTCAAGTTAATACTTTAACACGTCTTTGTGAAAGTATAAATAGGCGTATTATGAAACAAGAATCAGG ttataattcaTCACTATCTGGAAATACATCACAACAGCTAATTTCTTTAACTATTAATGATACACCTTCTAATACTTCATGCGCTGACCAGGCTCTTATTGAATGgttaaaaaatcttcaaatagaTGAAATGACAATTGAAagg TTCCTATACGAGCAATATAcattagaagatattttaaatcatgttACGCGTGATGATATTCGCAGACTTAATTTCAg aggaggaattgaattAAGGATATGGCAagctatattaaaatatcgacaaagcaataattaa
- the LOC107996346 gene encoding muscle-specific protein 20 → MPGRPLWQVAGKREPNQEAEAQQWIEQVIGEKFPAGVTYEDALRDGVLLCKLMNKLQPDLITKINTSGGDYKMMDNLNQFQKACIKYGVPDVDLFQAVDLMERKNIAQVTNTIFAIGRTTYKHPEWRGPWLGPRPAEENKRHFTEEQLRAGEGYIGLQAGTNKGATQAGQNFGATRKILLGK, encoded by the exons GTTGCTGGCAAGCGAGAACCGAACCAAGAAGCCGAAGCTCAACAATGGATCGAACAAGtaattggagaaaaatttccaGCAG GTGTGACTTATGAGGATGCTTTGCGAGATGGTGTATTGCTCTGTAAACTTATGAACAAATTGCAGCCAGATCTCATCACCAAAATCAATACATCTGGTGGTGATTATAAGATGATGGACAATCTTAATCA atttcagAAAGCGTGCATAAAATACGGAGTGCCAGATGTAGATTTGTTCCAAGCAGTTGATCTtatggaaaggaaaaatatcgcgCAAGTGACCAATACTATTTTTGCTATCGGCCGCACA aCATATAAACATCCAGAATGGCGTGGTCCATGGCTGGGGCCAAGACCTgcagaagaaaataaacgacATTTCACAGAAGAACAATTAAGGGCTGGTGAAGGTTATATTGGTCTTCAAGCTGGTACCAATAAAGGAGCCACTCAAGCTGGACAAAACTTTGGAGCCACAAGAAAGATTCttcttggaaaataa
- the LOC107996344 gene encoding myophilin, with translation MPARNKEQENEILTWIETVLGEKLPPGNYEDILKNGVILCKLINKLAPGSVKKIQTKGTNFQLMENVQRFQAAIKEYGVPQEEIFQTADLFEKRNIPQVTLCLYALGRITQKHPEYTGPRLGPKMAEENKRLFSEDQLRASEGHLNLQMGYNKGASQAGHGGFGNTRHM, from the exons atGCCG GCACGTAACAAGGAACAAGAGAATGAGATTTTAACATGGATCGAAACCGTCTTAGGAGAAAAACTTCCACCTGGAAATTACGAAGATATACTCAAAAATGGAGTGATTCTGTGCAagcttattaataaattggcgCCTGGTTCGGTAAAAAAGATTCAGACCAAAGGAACTAATTTCCAACTTATGGAAAATGTTCAGAg ATTCCAAGCAGCCATTAAAGAATATGGCGTTCCGCAAGAGGAAATTTTCCAAACAGCTGATCTTTTTGAAAAGCGCAATATTCCACAGGTTACATTGTGTCTTTATGCTTTGGGCAGGATA aCACAAAAGCATCCTGAATATACAGGTCCACGTCTAGGACCAAAAATGGCCGAAGAAAACAAACGATTATTCTCAGAAGATCAGCTTCGAGCAAGCGAGGGCCATCTCAATTTACAAATGGGATACAACAAAGGAGCTAGTCAAGCTGGTCATGGTGGATTTGGCAATACTCGACACatgtaa